From one Pempheris klunzingeri isolate RE-2024b chromosome 9, fPemKlu1.hap1, whole genome shotgun sequence genomic stretch:
- the LOC139207310 gene encoding alpha-2Db adrenergic receptor-like translates to MDLTQLKLLVENVSNDENTTDAPLALPYTDAVAALIILVVTVIISVTIVGNVLVIVAVLTSRALRAPQNLFLVSLASADILVATLVIPFSLVNEIMGYWYFGSTWCAFYLALDVLFCTSSIVHLCAISLDRYWSVTKAVSYNLKRTPKRIKSMIAIVWVISAVISFPPLLMTKHDERECLLNDETWYILSSCLVSFFAPGLIMILVYCKIYKVAKQRSSTVFVAKNGLERQPSQSETCFVRKDRFEVESPSSQSSGSHQQRQGELDDIDLEESCCPSDTKPRNHRFTKRRKVEGSDCCPPQNCRLSWASARALQLYPEQKNPAGRQQLAAANKTKVAQMREKRFTFVLAVVMGVFVLCWFPFFFTYTLRAICRDSCYIPGALFNLFFWIGYCNSSVNPIIYTIFNRDFRKAFKKIICRTSKRT, encoded by the coding sequence ATGGATTTAACCCAGTTAAAGCTATTGGTGGAAAACGTTTCCAACGATGAGAACACCACGGACGCACCGCTTGCCTTGCCATATACGGATGCAGTCGCGGCGCTCATCATCCTGGTGGTTACTGTGATCATTTCGGTGACCATTGTCGGTAACGTATTGGTGATTGTAGCGGTGCTGACTAGCCGGGCTCTCCGTGCGCCCCAGAACCTTTTCCTGGTCTCTCTGGCATCAGCGGACATCCTGGTGGCCACACTGGTTATCCCCTTCTCTCTCGTCAATGAGATCATGGGCTACTGGTACTTTGGAAGCACTTGGTGCGCCTTTTATCTGGCTCTGGACGTGCTGTTCTGCACCTCATCCATCGTGCACCTGTGCGCCATCAGCCTGGACCGCTACTGGTCAGTGACGAAGGCGGTCAGCTACAACTTGAAGCGGACACCTAAGCGCATCAAGTCCATGATCGCTATAGTGTGGGTGATCTCTGCTGtcatctccttccctcctcttctcatGACCAAACATGATGAACGAGAGTGCCTGCTGAACGATGAGACCTGGTACATACTCTCCTCCTGCCTGGTGTCCTTCTTCGCTCCGGGTCTCATCATGATTTTGGTTTACTGTAAAATCTATAAGGTGGCCAAGCAGCGCTCCTCCACCGTGTTCGTGGCCAAGAACGGGCTGGAAAGGCAGCCCTCTCAGTCCGAAACCTGCTTCGTCAGGAAGGACCGGTTCGAGGTGGAGAGCCCCAGTAGCCAGAGCTCCGGCAGCCACCAGCAGAGGCAAGGGGAGCTGGATGACATCGACCTGGAGGAGAGCTGCTGTCCGTCAGATACTAAACCCCGCAACCATCGCTTCACCAAGCGAAGAAAGGTAGAGGGGTCGGACTGCTGCCCTCCGCAGAACTGCCGTCTCTCCTGGGCTTCGGCGCGGGCGTTACAGCTCTATCCAGAGCAGAAGAACCCAGCCGGGCGACAACAACTGGCCGCGGCCAACAAAACCAAAGTGGCCCAGATGAGGGAGAAACGTTTCACCTTCGTGCTGGCGGTCGTGATGGGGGTGTTTGTGCTTTGTTGGTTCCCTTTCTTCTTTACTTACACCCTGCGTGCTATCTGCAGAGACAGCTGCTACATCCCTGGCGCACTTTTCAATCTGTTCTTTTGGATTGGCTACTGCAACAGTTCTGTGAACCCCATAATATATACTATTTTCAACAGGGATTTCAGGAAAGCCTTCAAGAAAATCATATGTAGAACTTCTAaacgcacataa